AGACACACGTTACAAGGCCATCGAGGAAGAGCCCGAGCGGGGGGACGCCGTGGGGGGGTGGCGATCACCTAAAAGGACAGGGTGACCTCACCCACCGTGGTACACGCTCGGCCCAGCGGGTTCAGGGTTTGCCTCTCATGAGCCGACTTGGGGGGCTCCACTGCCTTCTGGAAGACCTCCAGTGAGGGGGTCCGGTGTCGGGTGGGTCCTTGCAGGCTTTGCCCCTTGACGACTGAGAGGGGCAGCACAGAGTGGGGACTTTGTGAATGAGGCTGGGGGGTCTCACTTGGAAATATCTAGAAATTCCGACAATAAATAATTATGGATGAGTGAAACTGTACATGTGTCAATTTATTAGGACTATAAACAAGATGGCGCCCATGGCACAGATGAACTGGCCTCCTTGCCCCCTTCATTCTGGGGTCAAGCAGCATCGCCATAGTGCAGCAAGAGAAGCGCAGTGCCAGCCCGTCCTGGCGCCGTGTGCCACTGTCCTGGCGCCTCGCGTTTGGCAGTCTGTACCAGTAGGAGTCTAAAACTGAGAATGGTCCATCTCGTCGAGCCAGGAGGCCGGGCTGGTGGGAAAGTCCGGGTAGCCCGTGCTGCTGCCCGTCGACAGGTCAGAGGTGGGGCCCCCCGCCATGGCCCGCAGAGCCTGGCTCACCCCCTGACCGCCTTGTGCAATGATGCTGTCCATGGAGAAGCCCAGGCTGTTGAGAAGCGGGGTGTGGGCCGGGAGGGAGCCGATGGAGGAGGGCGACTGGGGGCACCCCCCGTACGGGCTGCCAGCTCGCAGGTCGTGGTAGGGCTGCCCTGAAGCGTCCATTGGAAAGCTGCCATTCAGTAGGCCGCCGGCGCCCACGTCCCCGCTGTTCCCGTAGATGCTGTTGGCGTGGCTCAGGTCAGACAGGATCTGGTCTtctgtggggggtgggggggggggagagaaagaagaCAGCAGTGAGTAGGCGTGCGTTTGGTGCCCACTAATCCTTGTGGCATGATGGAACCATGTTGGCGAGGTTAACTCAGTCTTAGGGGGCATACAGCAGGGTGGCAGTCCATGGCAGGCTCTCTTACATACACAGCCCACTTTGGGGGGGGGAcacatgaagaacatgcaaactcttcaTGATGGACGAGACTAAGCAGgggaatcaaatcaaatcaaatctgaCGGCGGTGCCAGTGCTGCCCAATACATCACATCCTTAAATCGGCTTTGGCAAGTTTGGGCCATAGGGGGGCAGCAGTGAGCACGAGACACACAGCAGCCCCGGACAGAAGGAGCTCAGAGTTGGCAGACGGGCACCTAAGCTGCACACCTTTGGAGTGCGAgggcatgaggagaacatgcacagACCGGACCCCCTGAGGCAGCAATGCTGACCattctgccaccgtgccacccacaaaacaaaccGGGCAACCAGGAACTTCAAAGGGGGGCAAAGCGGGGTGAAGCACTCGCCATACGGGCTAAAACCACTTTGGGCCAATCAGCCAATGAGCGAAAGCACCAGGTGGGCCACACGCCCTCTCCCCCCAGTACCCCCTGGCATCAACTGACCTCTGAAGCTGAGCTCGCTGTCACTCAGCCCCCCATCCTCGGCGGAGCTCTCTTTCTCGTGCTTGTTCCCGCCGCGGTTCCTCTTGACGTTCTTGTAAAACTGACCCCAGCGGTGACGTCCCGCGTCCTTTTTCAGACGCTTCTCTTTGGCCCGCCGATTCTGAAACCAAACCTGAATggcgagaggaggaggaggaggaggaggaagaatcaTGAGAGTTGGGATCACAGGTGGCACTTCAAGGGCGATGCATTTCATTTTGACAGAACTTTGCCCCCCAGGGGGACATTTGTGCCAAGAccgtgggggggtgggggggcttacCTGCACGACCCTCATGTCCAAGCCTGTTTCTGAGGACAGCTGCTCCCGAACGTGCCGCGCTGGCTTGGGCGAGTTCTTGTAGGCGTTCTTGAGGGTCTCTAGCTGCTTGGCGGTGATTGTCGTCCGAGGCCTCTTGGCGCCAGCCTCCGAATCGTCTGAAACAGAAAGTGGGCTTCTTAACGGGGTCTTTACTCCCTACGCTGGGGTCCCGTGTGGACAAGGCGGTCCTTCAGTATCTCGTACATCTCTGACTATCTAAGGCGTAAGGTGGGCAGCCGAGTGTCCGAGCTGTAGGGGCATTCAGGTTTTAGGGCTCCACATTGGTGTGGGGAGAGAGACCCCCGAAAATGAAATCTGCTGGTGTCACCTTTGAGCAACCCCTGGTGGGCTCTGAACTCTCGAATTGTGTGTTGTTACTGGGAGTGTGGGGCTCAAACGGGGGGACCAGTTGAGTTGTAAGGGGGGACCCCCCCCTCGTAACTACAACACTGCATGGGGGTCCCGTTACCTAGGGGGCGCTCTCTCTGTCTTGCTACCTTTCAGTAACAGGTGATAAGGAGTCATTCTGATCATTGGGAGAG
This genomic interval from Erpetoichthys calabaricus chromosome 10, fErpCal1.3, whole genome shotgun sequence contains the following:
- the lhx4 gene encoding LIM/homeobox protein Lhx4 isoform X2, with translation MMQSAAVLATESPAKSLPEMLGVPMQQIPQCAGCSQHILDKFILKVLDRHWHTKCLKCADCQVLLADKCFSRAGNVYCKEDFFKRFGTKCASCQQGIPPTQVVRKAQDFVYHLHCFACVMCSRQLATGDEFYLMEDGRLVCKEDYETAKQNDDSEAGAKRPRTTITAKQLETLKNAYKNSPKPARHVREQLSSETGLDMRVVQVWFQNRRAKEKRLKKDAGRHRWGQFYKNVKRNRGGNKHEKESSAEDGGLSDSELSFREDQILSDLSHANSIYGNSGDVGAGGLLNGSFPMDASGQPYHDLRAGSPYGGCPQSPSSIGSLPAHTPLLNSLGFSMDSIIAQGGQGVSQALRAMAGGPTSDLSTGSSTGYPDFPTSPASWLDEMDHSQF
- the lhx4 gene encoding LIM/homeobox protein Lhx4 isoform X1; translated protein: MREAADRAAPRPNALRCPPETVLKRAGQRLRLLSEIPQCAGCSQHILDKFILKVLDRHWHTKCLKCADCQVLLADKCFSRAGNVYCKEDFFKRFGTKCASCQQGIPPTQVVRKAQDFVYHLHCFACVMCSRQLATGDEFYLMEDGRLVCKEDYETAKQNDDSEAGAKRPRTTITAKQLETLKNAYKNSPKPARHVREQLSSETGLDMRVVQVWFQNRRAKEKRLKKDAGRHRWGQFYKNVKRNRGGNKHEKESSAEDGGLSDSELSFREDQILSDLSHANSIYGNSGDVGAGGLLNGSFPMDASGQPYHDLRAGSPYGGCPQSPSSIGSLPAHTPLLNSLGFSMDSIIAQGGQGVSQALRAMAGGPTSDLSTGSSTGYPDFPTSPASWLDEMDHSQF